Proteins co-encoded in one Flavobacterium sp. M31R6 genomic window:
- a CDS encoding replication-associated recombination protein A has protein sequence MEAPLAERIRPQKLEDYISQSHLVGPNGSLTQQIAKGIIPSLIFWGPPGTGKTTLAQIIAQESKRPFYILSAINSGVKDIRDVIEKARQSGGLFTAKNPILFIDEIHRFSKSQQDSLLAAVEKGWITLIGATTENPSFEVIPALLSRCQVYILNAFTKADLEHLLQRAMKTDTYLATKNIQLQETEALLRLSGGDGRKLLNIFELVVNASSEDEILITNDRVFQLVQQNTVLYDKSGEQHYDIVSAFIKSIRGSDPNGAVYWLARMIEGGEDVKFIARRMLILSSEDIGNANPTAFIMANNAFQAVSTIGYPESRIILSQCAIYLATSPKSNASYLAIGTAQQLVKQTGDLPVPIHLRNAPTKLMKELGYGEDYKYSHDYANNFAEQEFLPDAIKNTPIYVPGTNSRENTTREFLKNRWKDKYGY, from the coding sequence ATGGAAGCACCACTGGCAGAACGCATACGCCCACAAAAATTAGAGGATTACATCAGTCAATCCCATTTGGTTGGGCCTAATGGCTCGTTGACGCAACAAATTGCAAAAGGAATCATCCCGTCGTTAATATTTTGGGGTCCTCCAGGAACTGGTAAAACAACTTTGGCACAAATTATTGCCCAGGAGTCCAAACGTCCTTTTTATATATTAAGTGCCATTAACTCGGGGGTAAAGGACATTCGGGATGTAATTGAGAAAGCGAGACAGAGCGGTGGTTTATTTACTGCCAAAAACCCTATTTTATTTATTGATGAGATTCATCGTTTTAGTAAATCGCAACAGGATTCTTTATTGGCCGCAGTCGAAAAAGGATGGATTACGCTTATAGGAGCCACGACCGAAAATCCGAGCTTTGAAGTTATTCCCGCTTTATTGTCCCGTTGCCAAGTATATATTTTAAATGCGTTTACTAAAGCGGATTTGGAACATTTATTGCAAAGAGCCATGAAAACAGATACTTATTTGGCTACAAAAAATATTCAACTGCAAGAAACAGAGGCACTATTGCGACTTTCTGGTGGCGATGGACGCAAGCTATTAAATATTTTTGAACTTGTCGTAAATGCTTCCTCCGAAGATGAAATCTTGATCACCAATGACCGAGTTTTTCAATTGGTACAACAAAATACGGTTTTGTATGACAAAAGTGGAGAACAGCATTATGACATTGTTTCGGCCTTTATAAAATCGATTCGGGGAAGTGATCCGAATGGTGCTGTCTATTGGCTGGCGCGAATGATTGAAGGTGGTGAGGATGTGAAATTCATAGCCAGAAGAATGTTAATTTTGTCCAGTGAAGATATTGGTAATGCCAATCCGACGGCTTTTATAATGGCAAATAATGCTTTTCAGGCGGTTTCTACAATTGGTTATCCCGAAAGCCGAATTATTCTGAGCCAGTGCGCTATTTATCTTGCCACTTCACCCAAAAGCAATGCTTCGTATTTGGCTATTGGAACGGCTCAACAATTAGTGAAACAGACTGGCGATTTACCTGTACCTATCCATTTGCGCAACGCTCCTACCAAATTAATGAAAGAATTAGGATATGGCGAGGATTATAAATATTCGCATGATTATGCCAATAATTTTGCCGAACAGGAATTCTTGCCAGACGCAATAAAAAATACCCCTATTTATGTTCCTGGAACTAATTCCAGAGAAAACACAACTCGTGAATTCTTGAAAAATAGATGGAAGGATAAATACGGGTATTGA